Part of the Paenarthrobacter sp. JL.01a genome is shown below.
CCGACGGTCGCATGTCCATCACCCAGGTGGCGGAGAACGTGCACATCAGCCGCGCGCACGCCTATACCCGGATTGCCCGCCTCACCGGCGAGGGCGTCCTGACCAAGTTCACGGCCCTGGTGGATCCCATCAAAGCCGGCCTGCGCTCCTCCGCGTACGTGACGTTGAAGGTCCAGCAGCATTCGTGGCGTGAGCTGAAGGAGCAGCTGCGGGCCATCCCGGAGATCCACCACATTGCCCTGGTGGGCGGCGACTTCGACGTCATCCTCCTGGTCCGCGCCACCGACAACATCCATCTGCGCCGGGTGATCTTCGACCAGCTACAGTCCATGGAGGGCATCCTGGATACGCAGACGTTCCTGGTGTTCGAAGACGTCGATACCCGGTGACGTTTCGACGGAAGGTTGCCTGGACAGTAATTGCCGGCGTGCTCGCCGGGCTGCTGTGGCTTGTTGGGGCCTACCAGCTCTTCCACAACCCGCCCCATGCCACTCCCCAGCGGACCGACGCGATTGTGGTGCTGGGCGGGATGAGCGACGAGCGGCTCCCGGTGGGCTTGTCCTTGCGGGAGCAGTTGGACATTCCGGACCTGGTGGTGGTCACCACGGGATTGCCCGCCAACGCCGGTTCGGATGAGTACTGCCAAACGCACGACGGCGACGCTCACCTTGACTGCTTCCGTCCGGATCCGCTGAACACCCGTGGCGAAGCTGTCCGCCTCAGGGAGCTGGCGGCGGAGCGCGGGTGGAAGTCCGTGACTGTGGTGACGTCCGATTATCACGTGCTCAGGGCCGGCACTTTGATGAAGCAATGCATCGCTGCCGACGTGCAAATGGTGGGCACCGAACCGCAGCTCTCCCCTGCCGGTTGGCTGTGGCGATTCGTGGTGGAAAC
Proteins encoded:
- a CDS encoding Lrp/AsnC family transcriptional regulator, whose protein sequence is MSETEAEQTAVPLDSVDRDIIRELTTDGRMSITQVAENVHISRAHAYTRIARLTGEGVLTKFTALVDPIKAGLRSSAYVTLKVQQHSWRELKEQLRAIPEIHHIALVGGDFDVILLVRATDNIHLRRVIFDQLQSMEGILDTQTFLVFEDVDTR
- a CDS encoding YdcF family protein, which produces MTFRRKVAWTVIAGVLAGLLWLVGAYQLFHNPPHATPQRTDAIVVLGGMSDERLPVGLSLREQLDIPDLVVVTTGLPANAGSDEYCQTHDGDAHLDCFRPDPLNTRGEAVRLRELAAERGWKSVTVVTSDYHVLRAGTLMKQCIAADVQMVGTEPQLSPAGWLWRFVVETGGLFDVWIRPEC